The region GCGGCACGGCCCGGATCTCCGCGACCTCCTCGGCCAGCAGGGCGGCATCCAGCTCCGGGATGCTCAGGTCCAGGACGACGGCGAACCGTTCGGCGGGGAGCGCGCTGACGGGGACCGCGAGGCAGCGGCTCAGGTCGTACAGGACCAGGACCTTGCCGCGCCAGGTGGTGATCCCCCGCACCTCGGGGGCGGCGTTGGGGACCCGGGTGATCCGCTCGACCGGGTGGACCTCCCGGACCGCGGTGATTTCGATCGCGTACCACTCCCCCGAAGCCCGGAGGAGGACGAGGCGCTCCCGCTCCTCCGGTTCCGGCGGGGCCGGCTCCAGGATGAGATCCAACGGGGCCTCGGCCATCACGCAGTGACCCGGAACCGCGCCACCAGCGCCTTCAGGGACTCGGCCAGGGCCTGGAGCTGCTGCGCCGAGTCGGCCATTTGCTCCATGGAGGTGGTCTGCTCCATGGTGGCGGCGGAGGCCTCCTCGGTCGAGGCGG is a window of Candidatus Methylomirabilis sp. DNA encoding:
- a CDS encoding chemotaxis protein CheW; this encodes MAEAPLDLILEPAPPEPEERERLVLLRASGEWYAIEITAVREVHPVERITRVPNAAPEVRGITTWRGKVLVLYDLSRCLAVPVSALPAERFAVVLDLSIPELDAALLAEEVAEIRAVPLSQIDMTPILDGERSRGGRVKGWAEVDGVQVSILNVGKFFSHLAEA